The Parambassis ranga chromosome 19, fParRan2.1, whole genome shotgun sequence genome contains a region encoding:
- the tmem170a gene encoding transmembrane protein 170A, which produces MQDRYNDIGFVQQILGLNLVPRKNSNDTSLSDFSEMWYGVFLWAAVSSLFFHLPAALLSLTTLRQHKMARFMPIAILLMGILGPVCGGVLTSAAIAGVYKAAGKTMMSLEALVFGVGQSFCVLIISFLRILATL; this is translated from the exons ATGCAGGATAGGTATAACGACATAGGCTTCGTCCAGCAAATCCTCGGTTTGAATTTAGTGCCGAGAAAAAACAGCAATGATACATCTCTCAGCGACTTCTCAG agaTGTGGTACGGAGTGTTTCTGTGGGCAGCGgtgtcctctctgttttttcATCTGCCTGCAGCTTTACTCTCTCTTACCACACTGCGCCAGCACAAGATGGCTCGATTCATGCCCATTGCAATTCTTCTCATGGGGATATTGGGACCAGTTTGTGGTGGAGTTCTCACTA gtgCAGCCATAGCAGGTGTATACAAAGCAGCAGGAAAGACGATGATGTCTTTGGAGGCTCTTGTCTTTGGAGTTGGACAGTCGTTCTGCGTCCTCATCATCTCTTTCCTCAGGATACTTGCTACACTTTAG
- the c19h11orf24 gene encoding uncharacterized protein C11orf24 homolog isoform X1, whose amino-acid sequence MTLNSLMLQLSPLVCLHFLCLMLLVVDSSTKPVPLTELTKAHADCSSGCNTSTVEDTTAVHNSETRSSTHKSFSSDFNNDNESSLPIALTDSDSHQSSKSVLPTEVGTYSSPVASWVPSQQLSAGSDLSTPAPSNRHHPTKLAAPLVNSITSLPSESAPIGSTNTSGVVVGVTSDVPVATATTASQPTASTALLSTAMTATPSKATAALLSTATTASPSTATTALLSTTRAPPSTTTTAVPSTTTTAVPSTTTTAVPSTTTTAVPSTTTTTALPSTTTTTALPSTTTTSVLSTTTTLSLPTTTAKSTTEAAPHHPSTVKANTTISITATTGTKVSQSSVPVLPHLSTRMPTVQPPGAAASNTSYGHNKIFASATKVPVVEIAGAALTKQLVDTASLLAVLLFGLLFFLVTVAVFVTQAYESYRRKDYTQVDYLINGMYTDSAV is encoded by the exons ATGACTCTAAATTCCTTGATGCTCCAGCTGAGTCCATTGGTGTGTCTTCATTTTCTGTGCCTGATGTTGCTTGTCGTTGACTCCTCCACAAAACCAGTTCCTCTTACAGAGCTCACCAAAGCACACGCAGACTGCTCTAGTGGAT GTAATACCAGTACTGTGGAAGATACAACAGCTGTGCATAACTCTGAAACCAGGTCCAGCACACACAAAAGTTTTTCCTCAGACTTCAATAATGATAACGAGTCATCGCTTCCTATTGCATTGACTGACTCAGACTCACATCAGTCCTCCAAATCAGTATTGCCCACCGAAGTTGGAACCTACAGTTCTCCTGTAGCATCATGGGTGCCGTCCCAACAACTTTCAGCAGGATCCGATTTATCCACACCTGCACCATCCAACAGGCACCACCCAACTAAATTAGCTGCTCCTCTTGTTAATTCCATAACAAGTTTACCTTCTGAGTCTGCACCTATTGGATCGACTAATACCAGTGGGGTTGTTGTGGGGGTCACATCAGATGTACCTGTGGCTACAGCTacaacagcttcacagcctaCTGCCTCAACAGCCCTACTGTCTACAGCTATGACAGCTACACCCTCAAAAGCCACAGCGGCTCTACTGTCTACAGCCACAACAGCTTCACCATCCACAGCCACAACAGCCTTACTGTCTACAACAAGAGCTCCACCTTCTACAACCACCACAGCTGTACCTTCTACAACCACAACAGCTGTACCTTCTACAACCACAACAGCTGTACCTTCTACAACCACCACAGCTGTACCTTCTacaaccaccaccacagctTTACCTTCTacaaccaccaccacagctTTACCTTCTACAACCACCACATCTGTACTTTCTACAACCACAACACTTTCATTGCCTACAACTACAGCCAAAAGCACAACAGAAGCTGCCCCACACCATCCATCTACTGTTAAAGCTAACACAACTATTAGTATCACTGCAACCACAGGTACAAAAGTGTCACAATCATCAGTACCTGTTCTGCCACATCTAAGTACCAGAATGCCAACAGTTCAGCCCCCAGGGGCTGCTGCCAGCAACACTTCCTATGGCCACAACAAGATTTTTGCCTCTGCAACAAAAGTACCTGTGGTGGAGATAGCTGGGGCTGCTCTGACCAAGCAGCTGGTGGATACAGCATCTTTACTGGCTGTGTTGCTCTTCGGCCTTCTCTTCTTTTTGGTCACGGTGGCAGTGTTCGTCACACAGGCCTATGAAAGCTACAGAAGGAAGGACTACACCCAGGTAGATTACCTGATTAATGGTATGTACACAGACTCTGCAGTGTGA
- the c19h11orf24 gene encoding uncharacterized protein C11orf24 homolog isoform X2, producing MTLNSLMLQLSPLVCLHFLCLMLLVVDSSTKPVPLTELTKAHADCSSGCNTSTVEDTTAVHNSETRSSTHKSFSSDFNNDNESSLPIALTDSDSHQSSKSVLPTEVGTYSSPVASWVPSQQLSAGSDLSTPAPSNRHHPTKLAAPLVNSITSLPSESAPIGSTNTSGVVVGVTSDVPVATATTASQPTASTALLSTAMTATPSKATAALLSTATTASPSTATTALLSTTRAPPSTTTTTAVPSTTTTAVPSTTTTTALPSTTTTTALPSTTTTSVLSTTTTLSLPTTTAKSTTEAAPHHPSTVKANTTISITATTGTKVSQSSVPVLPHLSTRMPTVQPPGAAASNTSYGHNKIFASATKVPVVEIAGAALTKQLVDTASLLAVLLFGLLFFLVTVAVFVTQAYESYRRKDYTQVDYLINGMYTDSAV from the exons ATGACTCTAAATTCCTTGATGCTCCAGCTGAGTCCATTGGTGTGTCTTCATTTTCTGTGCCTGATGTTGCTTGTCGTTGACTCCTCCACAAAACCAGTTCCTCTTACAGAGCTCACCAAAGCACACGCAGACTGCTCTAGTGGAT GTAATACCAGTACTGTGGAAGATACAACAGCTGTGCATAACTCTGAAACCAGGTCCAGCACACACAAAAGTTTTTCCTCAGACTTCAATAATGATAACGAGTCATCGCTTCCTATTGCATTGACTGACTCAGACTCACATCAGTCCTCCAAATCAGTATTGCCCACCGAAGTTGGAACCTACAGTTCTCCTGTAGCATCATGGGTGCCGTCCCAACAACTTTCAGCAGGATCCGATTTATCCACACCTGCACCATCCAACAGGCACCACCCAACTAAATTAGCTGCTCCTCTTGTTAATTCCATAACAAGTTTACCTTCTGAGTCTGCACCTATTGGATCGACTAATACCAGTGGGGTTGTTGTGGGGGTCACATCAGATGTACCTGTGGCTACAGCTacaacagcttcacagcctaCTGCCTCAACAGCCCTACTGTCTACAGCTATGACAGCTACACCCTCAAAAGCCACAGCGGCTCTACTGTCTACAGCCACAACAGCTTCACCATCCACAGCCACAACAGCCTTACTGTCTACAACAAGAGCTCCACCTTCTACAACC ACCACAACAGCTGTACCTTCTACAACCACCACAGCTGTACCTTCTacaaccaccaccacagctTTACCTTCTacaaccaccaccacagctTTACCTTCTACAACCACCACATCTGTACTTTCTACAACCACAACACTTTCATTGCCTACAACTACAGCCAAAAGCACAACAGAAGCTGCCCCACACCATCCATCTACTGTTAAAGCTAACACAACTATTAGTATCACTGCAACCACAGGTACAAAAGTGTCACAATCATCAGTACCTGTTCTGCCACATCTAAGTACCAGAATGCCAACAGTTCAGCCCCCAGGGGCTGCTGCCAGCAACACTTCCTATGGCCACAACAAGATTTTTGCCTCTGCAACAAAAGTACCTGTGGTGGAGATAGCTGGGGCTGCTCTGACCAAGCAGCTGGTGGATACAGCATCTTTACTGGCTGTGTTGCTCTTCGGCCTTCTCTTCTTTTTGGTCACGGTGGCAGTGTTCGTCACACAGGCCTATGAAAGCTACAGAAGGAAGGACTACACCCAGGTAGATTACCTGATTAATGGTATGTACACAGACTCTGCAGTGTGA